A single genomic interval of Prunus dulcis chromosome 5, ALMONDv2, whole genome shotgun sequence harbors:
- the LOC117628841 gene encoding heparanase-like protein 1, with the protein MEFRLSLVLILVSLPAILAQDVGNTKKAGNVKVVVNGILAIARVDNNFICATIDWWNHEKCDYNQCPWGSASALNLNLSHPLLAKSIQAFNQLRIRIGGSLEDQLLYDVGNLKYPCHPFRKKSHGLFGFSRGCLPMSRWDELNQFFSKTRPIVTFSLNALSGRHHKSGGVWVGDWDSSNAYDFINYTVSKGYQIDSWEFGNELSGRGVGASVGAEQYGKDLIKLKHIINQLYNKSRTKPALVAPGGFYDQGWFAKLLQVSGSGIVNVITQHMYNLGAGVDPKLVSRILNPGYLDLASGTFHDLEQTVKKNGPWASIWVGESGGAYNSGGRNVSDTFVDSFWYLDQLGMSAKYNTRVYCRQSLVGGNYGLLNRTSFVPNPDYYSALLWHRLMGQGVLAVNSNASADLGIYAHCARGRAGITVVLINFSNDTDFIVNVENILDFNLGAHERNISKESYFKRSLKKTVSWVGRKALDKPVYREEYHLTPKNRNLRSKTMVLNGAPLEITKDGNIPELEPAHVLANSPLTISPLSIKFVVLPYFDAHYACA; encoded by the exons ATGGAATTCCGTCTCTCCTTGGTTCTCATTCTGGTTTCTCTCCCTGCAATTTTAGCTCAAGATGTTGGGAATACTAAAAAAGCTGGAAATGTTAAGGTTGTGGTTAATGGGATTTTAGCTATTGCACGAGTTGATAATAATTTCATCTGTGCCACTATTGATTGGTGGAATCATGAAAAGTGCGACTACAACCAGTGTCCATGGGGATCTGCATCTGCGTTAAATTTG AACTTGTCTCATCCTTTGCTTGCCAAGTCAATCCAAG CTTTCAATCAGTTAAGGATCAGAATTGGAGGTTCCTTGGAAGACCAACTCTTGTACGATGTAGGAAATTTGAAATATCCTTGCCATCCATTCAGAAAGAAGAGTCATGGCTTGTTTGGATTTTCTAGAGGATGTTTACCTATGAGTAGATGGGATGAACTGAACCAATTTTTCAGTAAGACAAG GCCCATCGTCACATTTAGCTTGAATGCACTGTCAGGGAGGCACCACAAAAGCGGGGGTGTTTGGGTTGGAGATTGGGACTCTAGCAACGCttatgattttattaattataccGTTTCGAAGGGATACCAGATAGATTCATGGGAATTCG GTAATGAGCTCAGTGGTCGTGGTGTTGGAGCTAGTGTTGGAGCTGAACAATATGGAAAAGACTTGATCAAGCTTAAACATATTATCAACCAGTTGTACAATAAGTCCCGTACTAAACCTGCACTTGTGGCACCTGGAGGATTCTATGACCAAGGATGGTTTGCCAAGCTTCTTCAGGTTTCTGGTTCAGGGATAGTCAATGTTATCACTCAGCATATGTACAATTTGGGTGCAG GTGTTGATCCCAAGTTGGTGAGCAGAATTTTGAATCCCGGTTACTTGGACCTTGCATCTGGAACATTCCATGATCTTGAGCAAACGGTGAAAAAGAATGGCCCTTGGGCTTCTATATGGGTCGGAGAGTCTGGAGGGGCTTATAACAGTGGTGGTCGTAATGTGTCTGACACATTTGTGGACAGCTTTTG GTACTTGGATCAGCTTGGAATGTCAGCCAAGTACAATACCAGAGTATATTGCAGGCAGTCTCTAGTTGGTGGAAACTATGGTCTCCTCAACAGAACGTCATTTGTTCCTAACCCTGATTACTACAG TGCGCTTCTATGGCATCGACTTATGGGACAAGGTGTTCTTGCTGTTAACAGCAATGCTTCAGCAGATTTAGGCATTTACGCCCATTGTGCAAGAGGAAGA GCGGGTATAACTGTAGTCCTTATCAACTTCAGCAATGACACCGATTTCATTGTCAatgttgaaaatattttggaCTTCAATTTGGGTGCTCACGAGAGAAACATTAGCAAAGAAAGTTATTTCAAGCGCAGCCTTAAGAAAACGGTGTCATGGGTAGGACGCAAAGCATTAGACAAACCCGTTTACAGAGAAGAATACCATTTGACACCGAAAAACAGGAACCTTAGAAGCAAAACCATGGTTCTCAATGGAGCTCCATTGGAGATTACTAAGGATGGAAACATCCCAGAATTGGAACCTGCTCATGTCCTTGCAAATTCTCCGCTAACGATCAGCCCTTTGTCCATCAAGTTTGTAGTGTTGCCTTACTTTGATGCTCACTACGCTTGTGCATGA